In Deinococcus humi, the following are encoded in one genomic region:
- a CDS encoding MFS transporter produces the protein MINKHLLVLLTSVFVVMIGLGITMPVLPFYVERLGLASGVSREIIVLHVTLLTGVYALMQLLFAPVWGRWSDRVGRRPLILIGVVGFIAAQVMFGLSTSLWTLYAARVLGGILSSATLPVAAAYVADLTSDKERVRGMAWLGTSVSLGFVVGPALAGVLSRTDLHFNARYGHIRVDNFSVPFFVAALLGLMTVFMALRWLPESLPVEQRRAPGSKTRTDWRGLRPLLGLALAGQFGLAVFEATFALYAQTRFEYGLAEVGVIFVVCGLVMAIFQVGAVGFLAGRVRKIYQVGVGFGLMGLSLLLLGTVQSTPAVITLVALLALGTAFVSPNLAALISQGGGQHHMGAALGIQNAANSLGQVLGPLLGGALLIWQVHAPYVFTGSGLLLLAMVLGWRSVSRPLWGERPLRPAGPG, from the coding sequence ATGATCAACAAACACCTGTTGGTTCTCCTGACCTCTGTGTTCGTGGTGATGATTGGACTTGGCATTACGATGCCGGTGCTGCCCTTTTACGTTGAGCGGCTGGGGCTGGCCTCGGGTGTTTCGCGTGAGATCATCGTCTTGCACGTCACGTTACTGACCGGTGTCTACGCGCTGATGCAGCTCCTCTTCGCGCCGGTGTGGGGACGATGGTCTGACCGAGTCGGCAGACGGCCGCTCATCCTGATCGGGGTCGTTGGTTTTATCGCTGCGCAGGTCATGTTCGGTCTGTCTACTTCCCTCTGGACGCTCTATGCAGCGCGCGTCCTCGGCGGCATTCTCTCCTCGGCGACTTTGCCGGTGGCGGCGGCGTATGTGGCTGACCTGACCAGTGACAAGGAACGGGTGCGGGGGATGGCCTGGTTGGGTACCTCAGTCAGCCTCGGTTTCGTGGTTGGTCCGGCACTTGCGGGAGTTCTGTCGCGTACGGACCTGCACTTCAATGCCCGGTATGGCCACATCAGAGTTGACAATTTTTCGGTGCCATTCTTCGTGGCGGCGCTGCTGGGCCTGATGACCGTGTTCATGGCGCTTCGGTGGCTGCCGGAATCTTTGCCCGTCGAGCAGCGCCGAGCGCCCGGGAGCAAGACCCGCACGGACTGGCGAGGTCTCCGGCCCCTGCTCGGGCTGGCGCTTGCCGGCCAGTTCGGACTCGCGGTGTTTGAGGCGACGTTTGCCCTGTACGCCCAGACAAGGTTCGAGTACGGGCTCGCTGAGGTTGGAGTCATTTTCGTGGTGTGCGGGCTGGTGATGGCCATCTTTCAGGTTGGTGCGGTGGGGTTCCTGGCCGGTCGTGTGCGCAAGATCTACCAGGTTGGGGTGGGTTTCGGCCTGATGGGGCTGAGTCTGCTTCTGCTGGGGACCGTCCAGTCAACACCTGCCGTGATCACCCTGGTGGCCCTGCTCGCTCTCGGGACGGCCTTTGTCTCTCCGAACCTCGCGGCCCTGATCTCTCAGGGTGGTGGACAACACCACATGGGTGCGGCACTGGGCATTCAGAACGCTGCAAACAGCCTGGGTCAGGTGCTGGGTCCTCTGTTAGGGGGTGCCTTGTTGATCTGGCAGGTGCACGCGCCTTACGTGTTCACTGGTTCTGGATTGCTCCTCCTGGCGATGGTCCTCGGCTGGAGATCGGTCAGCAGGCCGCTCTGGGGGGAGAGGCCACTCCGCCCAGCTGGTCCTGGTTGA
- a CDS encoding PIG-L deacetylase family protein, whose product MTQLKLLVIVPHPDDEVFGSGGTILEVLARDEPCGLVTLTLGDAGRNLGLCESRAELAELRRHELQTCLTTLGLWEQAGSWHQQHTFPDGEISAHLSEVTGVVREAFTRCQPEIVLTFPPDGLNGHPDHVATHQAVKAVWDALPPRTRPRLWYYALQAELLGTVLPGYLPPNRIHDVSLFITKKLRAMGCHRSQGITLANTLRRFPERVTHEPFHEVTA is encoded by the coding sequence ATGACGCAGCTCAAGCTCCTGGTGATCGTGCCCCATCCTGACGACGAGGTCTTCGGGTCCGGTGGAACGATCCTGGAGGTCCTGGCACGCGACGAGCCGTGCGGCCTGGTGACCCTGACCCTGGGGGACGCCGGCAGGAACCTCGGCCTGTGTGAAAGCCGTGCGGAACTGGCCGAACTGCGGCGTCACGAACTCCAGACCTGCCTCACCACCCTGGGCCTCTGGGAGCAGGCGGGAAGCTGGCACCAGCAGCACACCTTCCCGGATGGAGAGATCAGTGCCCACCTCTCAGAGGTCACCGGGGTGGTACGTGAGGCCTTCACGAGGTGTCAGCCGGAAATCGTCCTGACCTTTCCGCCCGATGGGCTCAACGGCCATCCCGATCACGTTGCCACCCATCAGGCGGTCAAGGCGGTGTGGGACGCCCTGCCGCCCCGGACGCGTCCCCGGTTGTGGTACTACGCCCTGCAAGCAGAGCTGCTGGGCACTGTTCTGCCTGGATATCTCCCGCCGAACCGAATCCATGACGTGAGCCTGTTTATCACCAAAAAGTTGCGGGCGATGGGGTGTCACCGCTCGCAGGGCATCACCCTGGCGAACACGTTGCGCCGGTTCCCGGAACGCGTGACCCACGAACCTTTCCACGAAGTCACGGCGTAG
- a CDS encoding phosphoketolase family protein, whose translation MTSIAIPLSTSILNPTELQHLDAYWRAANYLSVGQIYLMANPLLREPLTLAHVKPRLLGHWGTTPGLNFIYVHLNRLIREHDLSVLYVAGPGHGGPGLVANTYLEGSYSELYPGIGRGEEGLRNLFRQFSFPGGIPSHAAPETPGSIHEGGELGYSLSHAYGAAFDHPDLLVACVIGDGEAETGPLAGSWHGNKFLNPKTDGAVLPILHLNGYKIANPTVLARLGHEELDALLRGYGHAPYYVEGDDPATMHELMARTLEQVHADITAIQQRAREEDVQERPIWPMIVLRSPKGWTGPKVVDGKPVEGTWRAHQVPLAGLSTTPEHLRQLEDWLQSYRPEELFDKAGVLRPELAALAPSDERRMGMNPVANGGLLRQDLNLPAFREYAVAVLQPGSVDGEATRVMGAFLRDVMKQNTTTFRLFGPDETASNRLDGVYAASGKTWMEPLLPTDEHLSPEGRVMEVLSEHLCEGWLEGYTLSGRHGLFSCYEAFIHIVDSMVGQHAKWLDTSRDIPWRRPVASLNILLTSHVWRQDHNGFSHQDPGFIDLMMNKNPGVVRVYLPPDANTLLSVTDHCLRSCHYVNVIVAGKQPAPQWLGMDEAAKHCAAGLGIWPWAGTEGVSTGAGEQPDVVMTCAGDVPTLETLAAVSLLRGFFPDLRIRVVNVVDLMTLQPEREHPHGLSDAAFDQLFTTDTPIIFAYHGYPWLIHRLTYRRAGHPNLHVRGFKEQGTTTTPFDMTVLNDLDRFHLAIEVIDRVPRLNDVGAEVRQQLLAKLDEHRAYVQETGDDLPEVRNWRWPGGEMTELPEHK comes from the coding sequence ATGACCAGTATTGCAATCCCCCTCTCAACGTCCATCCTGAATCCGACTGAACTCCAGCACCTGGACGCGTACTGGCGGGCCGCCAATTACCTGTCCGTGGGGCAGATCTACCTGATGGCCAACCCGCTGCTGCGCGAACCGCTCACCCTGGCCCATGTCAAGCCGAGATTGCTGGGCCACTGGGGCACCACGCCAGGACTGAACTTCATTTACGTGCACCTCAACCGGCTGATCCGCGAGCATGACCTGAGTGTGCTGTACGTTGCTGGCCCGGGTCATGGTGGCCCCGGCCTGGTAGCCAACACCTACCTGGAGGGCAGCTACAGCGAGCTGTATCCGGGCATTGGAAGGGGCGAAGAAGGGCTGCGTAACCTCTTCCGGCAGTTCTCGTTTCCCGGCGGCATTCCCAGCCACGCGGCGCCGGAGACCCCTGGGTCCATCCATGAGGGTGGCGAACTGGGCTACAGCCTGTCCCACGCCTACGGCGCTGCCTTCGATCATCCGGACCTACTGGTGGCCTGTGTCATCGGCGATGGCGAGGCCGAGACGGGGCCGCTGGCGGGCAGCTGGCACGGCAACAAGTTCCTGAACCCAAAAACGGACGGAGCGGTGCTGCCGATCCTCCACCTGAACGGCTACAAGATCGCCAACCCGACCGTGCTGGCCCGCCTGGGCCACGAGGAGCTGGACGCTCTGCTGCGCGGCTACGGCCACGCGCCGTATTACGTCGAGGGTGATGACCCGGCCACCATGCATGAGCTGATGGCCCGCACGCTGGAACAGGTCCACGCCGACATCACCGCCATTCAGCAGCGGGCACGAGAAGAAGACGTGCAGGAACGCCCAATCTGGCCGATGATCGTGCTGCGCAGCCCCAAGGGCTGGACCGGCCCAAAAGTCGTGGACGGGAAGCCAGTGGAAGGCACCTGGCGGGCGCATCAGGTGCCGCTTGCCGGCCTGAGTACCACTCCAGAACATCTTCGGCAGCTGGAAGACTGGTTGCAGAGCTACCGCCCGGAGGAGCTGTTCGACAAGGCCGGGGTGTTGCGTCCAGAACTCGCAGCGCTGGCCCCCAGCGATGAGCGCCGCATGGGGATGAATCCAGTGGCGAACGGGGGTTTGCTGAGGCAGGACCTGAACCTGCCAGCCTTCCGCGAGTACGCCGTGGCCGTTCTCCAACCCGGTTCGGTGGACGGCGAGGCGACGCGCGTGATGGGTGCCTTCCTCCGCGATGTCATGAAGCAGAACACAACCACCTTTCGGCTGTTCGGCCCTGACGAGACCGCGTCCAACCGCCTGGACGGGGTGTACGCGGCCAGCGGGAAGACCTGGATGGAGCCGTTGCTTCCCACTGATGAGCACCTCTCACCGGAGGGCCGGGTGATGGAGGTGCTGAGCGAGCATCTCTGTGAGGGCTGGCTGGAGGGATACACCCTGAGCGGGCGCCACGGTCTGTTCTCGTGCTATGAGGCGTTCATTCACATCGTGGACTCGATGGTGGGGCAGCATGCCAAATGGCTGGACACCAGCCGGGACATTCCCTGGCGGCGTCCGGTGGCCTCGCTCAACATCCTGCTCACGTCGCATGTCTGGCGGCAGGACCACAACGGTTTCTCGCACCAGGATCCAGGCTTCATCGACCTGATGATGAACAAGAATCCAGGAGTGGTGCGGGTATACCTGCCGCCAGACGCCAACACGCTGCTGTCGGTGACCGATCACTGCCTGCGCAGTTGCCACTACGTGAACGTCATCGTGGCCGGCAAGCAGCCCGCACCGCAGTGGCTGGGTATGGACGAGGCCGCAAAGCACTGCGCGGCTGGTCTGGGCATCTGGCCCTGGGCAGGCACGGAGGGGGTCAGTACTGGTGCGGGAGAACAGCCTGACGTGGTGATGACCTGTGCAGGCGACGTGCCCACCCTGGAGACGCTGGCGGCGGTGAGCTTGCTCCGCGGCTTCTTCCCCGACTTGAGGATCCGAGTGGTGAACGTGGTCGATCTGATGACGCTACAGCCGGAACGTGAGCACCCCCATGGCTTGTCCGACGCCGCCTTCGACCAGCTCTTCACCACCGATACACCGATCATCTTCGCCTATCACGGCTACCCCTGGCTGATCCACCGCCTGACCTACCGCCGCGCCGGCCACCCCAATCTCCACGTGCGAGGCTTCAAGGAGCAGGGTACGACCACCACGCCCTTCGATATGACCGTGCTGAACGATCTTGACCGCTTCCACCTCGCCATTGAGGTCATTGACCGCGTGCCCCGCCTCAACGACGTAGGCGCTGAAGTCAGGCAGCAACTTCTGGCCAAGCTCGATGAGCACCGCGCCTACGTTCAGGAGACCGGAGATGACTTACCGGAAGTGAGGAACTGGCGCTGGCCAGGAGGCGAGATGACTGAGCTGCCTGAACACAAGTGA
- a CDS encoding heavy metal translocating P-type ATPase translates to MTHNHPQSGTHASGAHLPIKVLEVAFGNCYNGSEFADLERRLSQVPGVQSVHLDRTRAVAHLGYDPEVQTEAGLRAHLHETGYDGKCTDCAPSAAQPGQPAHQHEHPNPAAPHDHSAMAQGASGDHAGMIQDEHAGHGAHMVDDMLRRFVISLILTVPVVLFSPIGTVFGLSGMPPFGWSMAWFGLIVATPVVWWGGWPFISAAWRALKQREANMMTLIATGILVSWVFSVYATLFLGGAEVFFEAAAMLTTLSLLGHWLEMRSRFATGRAVEALLKLAPTTARLVRDGQETEVPLEQVVVGDVLAVRPGDRVPVDGKVVSGSSFVDESMITGEPIPVEKRPGTPVTGGTVNQNGALKVRATAVGRDTALSRIVQLVQNAQASKAPAQRLADQAGKYLVFVALGSGLIAFLVWFFLGESVVFALTAAVSAIVIACPDALALATPTAITVGVGKGAREGVLFKNATALEATAGVNTVVFDKTGTLTEGKPALTDLVPAPDVSEQDLLRLSAGADQPSQHPLAEAIVAGAKERGVEVKAPAQFDSVPGYGVVATVDARRVLLGNRKLMDREGIDVGNLPEVAERLAADGKTAMYAAADGQALGVIAVADRIRETARVGVRALHDAGIQTVMLTGDNRRTAEAVARELGMDTVIADVLPEDKANQIKALQAQGRVVAMVGDGVNDAPALAQADVGIAIGAGTDVAVETADVILVRNNPADVAGGINLARRVRSKIKQNLFWAAGYNVLAIPFAAGVLYPSYGILLRPEWAALLMSASTVIVTVNALLLNRVQFARPSGPTTGEGTAGSLPAAVR, encoded by the coding sequence ATGACACACAACCACCCTCAGTCCGGCACCCACGCCTCAGGCGCCCACCTTCCCATCAAGGTCCTGGAAGTCGCCTTCGGCAATTGTTACAACGGCTCAGAATTCGCGGACCTGGAACGTCGCCTGTCGCAGGTGCCGGGCGTCCAGAGTGTGCACCTGGACCGGACCCGGGCGGTCGCGCACCTCGGGTACGACCCGGAGGTCCAGACCGAAGCCGGCTTGCGCGCTCATCTTCACGAGACCGGGTATGACGGGAAGTGCACCGACTGCGCTCCGTCCGCCGCCCAGCCTGGCCAGCCTGCACATCAGCATGAACACCCGAATCCAGCCGCGCCCCATGACCACTCGGCAATGGCACAGGGCGCCTCCGGTGATCATGCTGGGATGATCCAGGACGAGCATGCCGGGCACGGTGCCCACATGGTTGATGACATGCTGCGGCGCTTCGTGATCAGCCTGATCCTGACGGTCCCAGTGGTGCTGTTCTCACCGATCGGCACGGTCTTCGGGCTCTCCGGCATGCCACCGTTCGGTTGGTCCATGGCGTGGTTCGGCCTGATCGTCGCCACACCCGTGGTGTGGTGGGGTGGCTGGCCGTTCATCAGTGCGGCCTGGCGCGCCCTGAAGCAGCGCGAAGCCAACATGATGACGCTGATTGCCACCGGCATCCTGGTCTCCTGGGTGTTCTCAGTGTACGCCACCCTATTCCTTGGGGGCGCCGAGGTGTTCTTCGAGGCGGCCGCCATGTTGACCACCCTGTCGCTCCTGGGGCACTGGTTGGAGATGCGCTCACGCTTCGCCACCGGCCGGGCGGTGGAAGCCCTGCTGAAGCTGGCCCCCACCACGGCGCGGCTGGTCCGTGATGGTCAGGAGACCGAAGTGCCGCTGGAACAGGTGGTGGTCGGTGACGTCCTGGCCGTGCGTCCCGGGGACCGGGTCCCGGTCGATGGGAAGGTCGTCTCCGGAAGCAGCTTCGTGGACGAAAGCATGATCACCGGTGAGCCCATCCCCGTCGAGAAACGGCCCGGGACGCCCGTCACTGGCGGCACGGTGAACCAGAACGGTGCTCTGAAGGTCCGGGCCACCGCGGTGGGCCGTGACACTGCCCTGTCGCGCATCGTGCAGCTGGTCCAGAACGCCCAGGCCAGCAAGGCGCCCGCGCAGCGCCTGGCTGATCAGGCGGGGAAATACCTGGTGTTTGTGGCACTCGGCTCCGGTCTGATCGCCTTCCTGGTGTGGTTCTTCCTGGGAGAGAGCGTGGTGTTTGCGCTGACCGCAGCAGTCTCGGCCATCGTGATCGCCTGCCCGGACGCCCTGGCCCTGGCGACACCGACCGCCATCACGGTGGGTGTAGGGAAAGGGGCCCGGGAAGGCGTGCTGTTCAAGAACGCCACTGCCCTGGAAGCCACCGCGGGCGTCAACACCGTGGTGTTCGACAAGACGGGCACGCTGACGGAAGGGAAACCAGCATTGACTGACCTGGTGCCTGCCCCGGATGTGAGTGAACAGGACCTGTTGCGTTTGTCGGCGGGGGCGGATCAGCCTTCCCAGCACCCGCTGGCCGAAGCGATCGTGGCCGGCGCAAAAGAACGAGGCGTGGAGGTCAAAGCCCCGGCGCAGTTCGATTCGGTCCCTGGCTACGGGGTGGTGGCCACGGTGGACGCCCGCCGGGTGCTGCTGGGCAACCGCAAGCTGATGGATCGGGAAGGTATCGACGTGGGGAACTTGCCGGAGGTGGCCGAGCGGTTGGCCGCGGATGGCAAAACCGCGATGTATGCGGCCGCCGACGGACAAGCCCTGGGCGTCATCGCGGTGGCTGATCGGATCCGGGAAACGGCCCGGGTGGGGGTCCGGGCGTTGCATGACGCGGGCATCCAAACAGTGATGCTGACCGGGGACAATCGCCGGACGGCGGAAGCGGTGGCCCGTGAGTTGGGCATGGACACGGTCATCGCGGATGTTCTGCCGGAGGACAAAGCCAACCAGATCAAGGCGTTGCAGGCTCAAGGGCGGGTGGTGGCCATGGTCGGGGACGGCGTGAACGACGCCCCGGCCCTGGCGCAGGCAGACGTCGGGATCGCGATCGGCGCAGGCACCGACGTGGCCGTGGAGACCGCCGATGTCATCCTGGTCCGCAACAACCCGGCGGACGTGGCGGGCGGCATCAACCTGGCCCGGCGGGTGCGGAGCAAGATCAAGCAGAACCTGTTCTGGGCGGCCGGGTACAACGTGCTGGCGATTCCGTTCGCGGCCGGTGTGCTCTACCCGAGCTACGGCATCCTGTTGCGGCCGGAATGGGCGGCGCTGCTGATGAGCGCGAGCACGGTCATCGTCACGGTCAATGCCCTGCTGCTCAACCGGGTTCAGTTCGCTCGTCCGAGTGGGCCAACAACAGGGGAAGGGACGGCCGGCTCGCTGCCTGCTGCGGTTCGCTAG